A single window of Electrophorus electricus isolate fEleEle1 chromosome 16, fEleEle1.pri, whole genome shotgun sequence DNA harbors:
- the dleu7 gene encoding leukemia-associated protein 7, with amino-acid sequence MDAPALRYQMEALTLLRELDGHGEVRSAAEGAGRTRGHVSGDYAVKSNAARTRTVAERARASMFSRLVEILSQIIAIEQELMRNLSDGLRKFLRRKDNIDLKNICLRMALGEAGYQSDKDLRELRVCLQLIVSGLLSSVRDENASLSSGAVGRLADISITFPDV; translated from the exons ATGGACGCCCCGGCGCTCAGGTACCAGATGGAAGCGCTGACGCTTCTTCGGGAGCTGGACGGACACGGCGAGGTCCGCAGTGCCGCGGAAGGTGCTGGCCGGACCCGCGGTCACGTCTCCGGGGATTACGCGGTCAAAAGCAACGCTGCTCGGACGCGGACTGTTGCAGAGAGGGCCAGAGCAAGTATGTTTTCGCGTTTGGTAGAAATACTATCGCAGATAATCGCGATAGAGCAAGAGCTAATGCGGAATCTATCGGATGGTCTGAGAAAGTTCCTTCGTCGCAAG GATAATATCGACCTGAAGAACATATGCTTGAGAATGGCTCTCGGCGAAGCTGGCTATCAGTCGGACAAGGATTTGAGGGAGCTCCGAGTCTGTCTGCAGCTCATCGTCAGCGGCTTGCTTTCATCTGTGCGCGACGAAAACGCTTCATTGTCCTCCGGGGCAGTTGGAAGGCTTGCAGACATATCTATCACATTTCCTGACGTTTGA